A genomic window from Pelagicoccus albus includes:
- a CDS encoding branched-chain amino acid transaminase, with the protein MEETQFIWHGGKLIPWKEATVHVMTHALHYGSSVFEGIRVYDTPNGPAYLCLERHLKRFYDSARIYRMTMPFEQDELTRICHQVITANGLKSAYVRPLAFRGYGPITVYGNSDPVEVTVAAFPWGAYLGEDALESGVDVGVSSWTRVAPNTLPTMAKAGGNYLSSQLITMEAHRHGYTEGIGLDASGHLSEGAGENIFVVRDGVLYTPPITAAILPGITRSITIDLAQRLGYEVREESLPRELLYVADEVFMTGTATEIAAIRSVDGLAVGCGKRGPVTEKLQKAFFGLFDGSTEDSQGWLELVES; encoded by the coding sequence ATGGAAGAAACTCAGTTCATTTGGCATGGGGGCAAGTTGATCCCTTGGAAGGAAGCGACGGTGCATGTGATGACTCATGCTCTGCACTATGGCTCTTCGGTCTTCGAAGGTATCCGTGTTTACGATACTCCGAATGGACCTGCTTATCTTTGCTTAGAGCGGCACCTGAAACGTTTCTACGATTCGGCTCGGATCTATCGCATGACCATGCCGTTTGAGCAGGACGAGCTTACCCGAATTTGCCATCAGGTGATTACCGCCAATGGCTTGAAGTCAGCTTACGTTCGGCCGCTCGCATTTCGCGGCTACGGACCCATTACGGTCTATGGCAACAGCGACCCTGTAGAAGTCACGGTGGCCGCTTTCCCCTGGGGTGCTTATCTCGGGGAAGATGCATTGGAGAGTGGAGTGGATGTGGGCGTGTCTAGCTGGACTCGTGTCGCTCCGAATACTCTGCCCACCATGGCCAAAGCGGGCGGCAACTACCTTTCCTCACAGCTGATAACCATGGAGGCGCATCGGCATGGATACACGGAAGGGATCGGACTAGACGCTTCCGGTCACTTGAGCGAAGGAGCTGGGGAAAATATTTTCGTGGTTCGCGATGGGGTTTTGTATACCCCACCCATCACGGCGGCGATCTTGCCCGGCATTACTCGCAGCATCACTATCGATTTGGCTCAACGGCTTGGCTACGAAGTGCGGGAGGAGAGCCTTCCGAGAGAGCTGCTGTACGTGGCGGACGAGGTCTTCATGACCGGTACGGCGACGGAAATCGCTGCTATTCGCTCGGTAGATGGTTTGGCTGTTGGATGCGGAAAGCGAGGACCGGTGACAGAGAAGCTGCAGAAGGCATTCTTTGGCCTATTTGATGGCAGCACCGAAGATTCGCAAGGCTGGCTAGAGCTAGTTGAAAGCTAG
- a CDS encoding acyltransferase family protein, producing MLKYRPDIDGLRSIAVLPVVLFHAGLGFPGGFVGVDIFFVISGFLITSIILKDLKKGTFSLARFWERRIRRIVPAMSVVTFSSLLAGWFFLMPDDLIDLGKVTLAQVAGVANFYLWLTSGYFSVAAELKPFLHYWSLAVEEQYYVVFPLILVFVAKYGQMRFFRTIIVIFAVGIVVGVVGTWVKPNAAFYLLPTRAWELMVGSILAALPYSFINRYEVPRWIREAASLLGMGVLFLCFFQYDHDTPFPGVGALPPVLATGLIIWGGEKGNTWLSQILSLQALLFIGLISYSLYLWHWPVMAFSRHILSGEPSLAIKWGMVLASFVLAVLSWKYIEGPFRKAGTWLTRKQVFSGFAFVSVSMVLVGCLFVANDGFKSRIGDEHLRYRAVGIETEFGVERVSIEMLEEGSVPELSSRENDVSGQVDLLLWGDSHGGAVSYRLAKMCQEAGVNAKSAYREGLTPLLGYETTNPDPDKKAMSIPWNEAVFDYIKEARPRNVLLVGYWAQGHIEYPDQKEEFATQLLATVSALNELGTKVWIMRTVPIYEGDLPKRMVRASMNGSEIEDLGQSLEEYREKSSAQDEVFDQLVELGVTILDPEPHVTEEGRGVLLVDDKPVYFDNHHFTRSGTELLEPVFEPLLEACAIQ from the coding sequence ATGCTTAAATACAGACCAGACATCGATGGGCTTCGCTCCATCGCTGTACTTCCCGTGGTTTTGTTTCACGCGGGATTAGGATTTCCCGGAGGATTTGTCGGGGTCGACATCTTTTTTGTTATCTCCGGTTTCTTGATTACGAGCATCATTTTGAAAGACCTGAAAAAGGGCACTTTCAGTTTGGCTCGTTTCTGGGAGCGTCGCATTCGCAGGATCGTGCCGGCGATGTCGGTGGTCACTTTTTCGAGCCTCTTGGCTGGCTGGTTCTTTTTGATGCCAGATGACCTGATTGATTTGGGTAAGGTAACGCTGGCACAGGTCGCAGGGGTGGCGAATTTCTATCTCTGGCTGACCTCTGGCTACTTCAGTGTAGCTGCGGAGTTGAAACCGTTTCTTCACTACTGGTCATTGGCGGTGGAGGAGCAGTATTATGTCGTTTTCCCGTTGATCTTAGTCTTCGTCGCCAAATACGGGCAAATGCGATTCTTTCGGACGATCATTGTTATTTTTGCGGTCGGGATCGTCGTGGGTGTGGTCGGAACGTGGGTTAAGCCGAATGCGGCATTTTATCTTTTGCCTACCAGAGCTTGGGAATTGATGGTCGGCTCCATTCTCGCGGCCTTGCCCTACAGTTTTATCAATAGGTATGAAGTGCCGCGTTGGATAAGAGAGGCAGCGAGCTTGCTAGGGATGGGGGTTCTATTTCTATGTTTTTTCCAGTACGACCACGATACTCCTTTTCCCGGAGTCGGGGCTTTGCCGCCGGTTTTGGCGACTGGATTGATTATTTGGGGTGGGGAAAAAGGAAACACTTGGCTCTCTCAAATTTTGTCCCTGCAGGCTCTGCTTTTTATCGGACTGATTTCCTACTCCTTGTACCTGTGGCATTGGCCTGTGATGGCATTTTCGCGCCATATTTTGAGTGGAGAACCCAGCCTCGCAATCAAATGGGGGATGGTACTGGCGTCCTTTGTACTAGCGGTTTTATCATGGAAATATATCGAAGGACCGTTTCGAAAGGCGGGTACTTGGCTTACACGTAAGCAGGTTTTCAGCGGTTTCGCCTTTGTATCCGTTTCGATGGTACTGGTGGGTTGTTTGTTTGTGGCGAATGACGGTTTTAAATCCCGAATTGGAGATGAGCATCTTCGCTATCGTGCGGTAGGCATCGAAACGGAGTTTGGGGTCGAGCGTGTGAGTATTGAAATGTTGGAAGAGGGGTCTGTTCCAGAGCTCTCGAGCCGTGAAAATGATGTATCAGGGCAAGTCGATTTGCTGCTCTGGGGAGACAGCCATGGTGGCGCGGTAAGTTACCGTCTTGCCAAGATGTGCCAAGAGGCAGGAGTCAACGCTAAGAGTGCGTACCGGGAAGGTCTTACACCGCTTCTTGGCTACGAGACGACTAATCCGGATCCAGATAAAAAGGCGATGTCGATCCCTTGGAACGAAGCGGTCTTTGATTACATTAAAGAGGCTCGCCCGCGAAACGTATTGCTAGTCGGATACTGGGCTCAAGGCCACATTGAGTATCCCGATCAAAAGGAAGAATTCGCCACACAGCTCCTCGCTACCGTCTCTGCTCTGAACGAGTTAGGGACGAAGGTTTGGATTATGCGGACGGTTCCAATCTACGAGGGAGATCTTCCCAAAAGGATGGTACGTGCTTCCATGAATGGCTCGGAGATCGAAGATCTAGGGCAATCACTTGAGGAGTATCGCGAAAAGTCTAGCGCTCAAGATGAGGTTTTTGACCAGCTGGTAGAACTAGGGGTTACTATCTTGGATCCTGAACCTCATGTCACGGAAGAGGGACGAGGAGTTCTTTTGGTAGACGACAAGCCTGTTTATTTCGATAACCACCATTTTACCCGTAGTGGTACCGAGCTTTTGGAACCAGTGTTTGAGCCGCTGCTCGAAGCCTGCGCGATTCAATAA
- a CDS encoding FKBP-type peptidyl-prolyl cis-trans isomerase produces MSKIHTLSYAASAAIALVALTACGKSPEPEETAAPEEAVETTPAVETQAIAYDTLEKKVSYGIGMQMGSQLARDPSMTVDVDALFGGIQDALDGAEPAVSQGELMAAFNELRTKIEAEAQAASAKNNAAGADFLAQNAERAEVQTTESGLQYEIVSSSGSEEKPSPSNTVKVHYHGTLIDGTVFDSSVQRGEPIEFPVTGVIKGWIEGLQLMNKGDKFKFYIPADLAYGNQATGKIPAGSTLIFDVELLDIL; encoded by the coding sequence ATGTCTAAAATACATACCCTTTCCTACGCTGCCAGCGCAGCGATCGCCCTAGTCGCCTTGACCGCTTGCGGCAAGTCGCCAGAACCCGAAGAGACCGCCGCTCCGGAAGAAGCTGTAGAAACAACTCCTGCAGTTGAAACCCAGGCGATCGCCTACGATACCCTGGAGAAAAAGGTGAGCTACGGCATCGGTATGCAGATGGGATCCCAGTTGGCCAGAGATCCTTCCATGACAGTTGACGTCGATGCTCTCTTCGGAGGCATCCAGGATGCGCTCGACGGAGCGGAGCCCGCTGTGAGCCAGGGTGAGTTGATGGCCGCATTTAACGAACTTCGCACCAAGATCGAAGCAGAAGCCCAAGCCGCTTCAGCCAAGAACAACGCCGCCGGAGCTGATTTCCTAGCCCAAAACGCGGAACGCGCCGAAGTGCAAACCACCGAAAGCGGTCTGCAATATGAGATCGTCAGCTCCAGCGGATCCGAAGAAAAGCCTAGCCCAAGCAACACCGTGAAGGTCCACTACCATGGTACACTGATCGACGGCACCGTCTTTGATAGCTCCGTACAACGCGGTGAACCGATCGAGTTTCCCGTAACCGGTGTCATCAAAGGTTGGATCGAAGGCCTGCAGTTGATGAATAAAGGCGACAAGTTTAAGTTCTACATCCCCGCCGATCTCGCCTATGGCAACCAAGCGACAGGCAAGATTCCAGCTGGATCGACCTTGATCTTCGACGTCGAACTTTTGGACATCCTTTAG
- a CDS encoding sulfatase-like hydrolase/transferase has product MKSLPFLFITLFSALSLSAEERPNVLLIYVDDLGYGDLAVQGHPVLQTPHLDRLAGEGLRLTRYYAPSALCSPSRASLMTGRMPYRTGVKSWIPEGSGIYLKENETTIAELLRDSGYATALIGKWHLNSDLGDASQPQPKDHGFDFSYGNNAFQIPTNHNPTNIFRNGEALPVQEGYTAQLYVDEAMSWLDSQAPEEKPFFLFLSMNEPHTTIENPAEFNALYSEYTDGEIIPIPSGEGVPKEKLIPRGPGEYYANITYMDFQLGRLLEDLERRGLAENTLVVFASDNGAVTSDWINWWEVNAYGSTGGYRGRKHFLYDGGLRVPAILKLPGVIESGESDEFVIGMDIFNTIAGLCGVEVPTDRPIDGIDISPLFQGGSLQRKVATLWALPTPEGKDFAYREGDWKLLLDSDGSPVELYDLKSDPLELFDLLDSQSEKGAELAEGFRSKLAEIQADPLLSEDS; this is encoded by the coding sequence GTGAAATCACTTCCTTTCCTCTTCATAACCCTATTTTCGGCCCTATCTCTATCGGCAGAGGAGCGTCCCAATGTGCTTCTCATCTATGTCGATGATCTCGGATACGGGGACCTCGCTGTGCAAGGGCATCCTGTCCTGCAAACTCCGCATTTGGATCGGCTAGCGGGGGAGGGCCTTCGCTTAACCCGCTATTACGCTCCTTCCGCTCTTTGTTCTCCCTCTCGCGCTTCCTTGATGACGGGTCGCATGCCGTATCGGACTGGAGTGAAAAGTTGGATACCGGAGGGAAGCGGTATCTATTTGAAGGAAAATGAGACCACGATTGCCGAACTTCTCAGGGACAGCGGCTATGCTACAGCTCTGATCGGAAAGTGGCACCTCAATAGCGACCTGGGCGATGCATCCCAACCCCAACCTAAAGATCACGGTTTTGATTTCAGCTACGGAAATAACGCTTTTCAGATCCCGACTAATCATAATCCGACCAACATTTTTCGAAATGGGGAAGCCCTCCCCGTGCAAGAGGGCTACACGGCCCAACTTTATGTCGACGAGGCGATGAGCTGGCTCGATTCTCAAGCTCCAGAAGAAAAGCCTTTCTTTCTGTTTTTGTCGATGAACGAGCCGCATACGACTATCGAAAATCCTGCTGAGTTTAACGCTTTGTATTCGGAATATACGGACGGTGAGATCATACCGATCCCTTCGGGAGAAGGGGTTCCGAAGGAAAAGCTGATTCCACGAGGGCCCGGCGAATATTACGCTAACATTACTTACATGGACTTTCAGCTCGGCCGTTTGTTGGAAGATCTTGAACGGCGGGGTTTGGCGGAAAATACGCTCGTGGTATTCGCCAGCGATAACGGGGCGGTCACTTCGGACTGGATCAATTGGTGGGAGGTTAACGCCTATGGCTCGACGGGCGGCTACCGTGGGCGTAAACACTTTTTGTATGATGGTGGTCTGCGAGTTCCTGCGATCTTGAAGCTACCCGGTGTTATCGAATCTGGAGAGTCGGACGAATTTGTAATCGGTATGGATATTTTCAATACAATCGCAGGGCTCTGCGGAGTGGAAGTGCCTACGGACAGGCCTATCGATGGGATCGATATTTCTCCGCTTTTTCAGGGTGGCAGTTTGCAGCGAAAGGTCGCGACGCTTTGGGCGCTGCCCACGCCCGAAGGTAAGGACTTTGCCTACCGCGAGGGCGATTGGAAACTGCTGCTCGACTCGGACGGGAGTCCAGTAGAGCTCTACGACTTGAAGTCCGATCCTCTCGAACTCTTCGATTTGCTCGATTCTCAAAGTGAGAAAGGAGCCGAGTTAGCGGAAGGCTTCAGATCCAAGCTGGCCGAAATCCAGGCGGATCCTTTGCTATCCGAAGATTCCTGA
- a CDS encoding peptidylprolyl isomerase, which produces MILKRTLSLSLAGFSLLLATRLANAADIAFTPSEDGVYAVFSTSQGEFAAKLYYDLVPLTVANFVGLAEGSVLIWDAEEQTATSEKFYNGLTFHRVIEDFMIQGGSPNGLGTDGPGYGIPDEIRADLTHSKSGILSMANSGPNSGGSQFFITVEPTAWLDGKYAVFGEIVDGLENVEAISEVPVIDPDASNHKPITDVVINEVTILRVGTEAQQFDPRNYDVPNVLFPEIKMDLQATPQVARFDRRINANYLIKQSTDLENWETDESLEPDYDVESEHSIDVSAPLASDGKVFLEVTEITSPYLVDGTGTNLTITLGDLGTLGLSLNDTTGGTYSFGESAGTIDKYYWSPLEDRDQLYVEFSGLRTMQIYFDWTKNSSGTVFVHIFESYSGAGDYFNVEGTFLANRRPASN; this is translated from the coding sequence GTGATTCTCAAAAGAACCCTCTCCCTCAGCCTCGCTGGCTTTTCACTTCTCCTTGCAACGCGCCTAGCCAACGCTGCGGATATCGCCTTTACGCCTAGCGAAGATGGCGTCTACGCAGTGTTTTCGACCAGCCAGGGAGAATTTGCCGCCAAGCTCTACTACGACCTCGTCCCCCTCACGGTCGCCAATTTTGTCGGTTTGGCAGAAGGATCGGTCCTCATCTGGGATGCGGAAGAGCAAACCGCTACCTCCGAAAAGTTCTACAACGGGCTGACCTTTCACCGGGTTATCGAAGACTTCATGATCCAAGGCGGATCTCCCAACGGACTCGGAACTGACGGGCCAGGGTATGGAATTCCGGACGAGATAAGGGCCGATCTTACGCACTCAAAGAGCGGAATTCTCTCCATGGCCAATAGTGGCCCCAACTCTGGCGGAAGCCAGTTCTTCATTACCGTCGAACCAACCGCTTGGCTTGATGGCAAATATGCAGTTTTCGGCGAGATCGTAGACGGACTGGAAAATGTGGAGGCAATATCGGAGGTACCCGTGATTGATCCTGATGCCAGCAATCACAAACCAATTACCGACGTAGTGATCAACGAAGTTACGATTCTCCGCGTTGGCACCGAAGCTCAGCAGTTCGATCCTAGAAACTACGATGTTCCTAACGTTCTGTTTCCAGAAATCAAAATGGACCTTCAGGCCACTCCTCAAGTGGCTCGCTTCGACCGCCGCATCAACGCGAACTACTTAATCAAACAGTCTACCGATCTTGAAAACTGGGAGACAGACGAGAGCCTGGAGCCTGACTACGACGTCGAGTCCGAGCATAGCATCGATGTGAGTGCACCTCTCGCCAGCGACGGGAAAGTCTTCCTTGAAGTCACGGAAATCACTTCACCTTATCTGGTAGACGGAACCGGAACCAACCTGACAATCACTCTGGGCGACCTCGGAACGCTAGGCTTGTCGCTAAATGACACGACCGGGGGCACATATTCCTTCGGAGAAAGTGCCGGAACGATTGACAAATACTACTGGTCTCCCCTTGAGGATCGAGATCAGCTATACGTGGAATTTTCAGGATTGCGAACCATGCAGATCTACTTCGATTGGACCAAAAACTCCTCTGGAACTGTGTTTGTTCACATCTTCGAGAGCTATTCCGGGGCAGGAGACTACTTCAACGTAGAAGGCACCTTCCTCGCCAACCGGCGTCCCGCCAGCAACTAG
- a CDS encoding heavy metal translocating P-type ATPase, with the protein MKTEVCSPSPSEGELKPQDTPITEGKQKSSWELRLMLTCGATLAAGILLETLNSDPLVSQALYTICYLSGGYFGLRESLASLRKGEVDVDLLMVLAALGAAYVGAPFEGGMLLFLFSLSNVLQNHALDRSRQAIQALMQLRPTEVLCKVGERFERVAVDSVKIGTIARLKPGERIALDGEVTEGHGSVDESSLTGEALPVYKESGSKLFAGTINQTGSLLYRVTSPSSESTLTRIIAMVEHAQARKAKTERFLEKAERYYAVAIILFTLGLIIIPPTLAGADLSSSFYRAMTVMVVASPCALVISTPAAFLSAIAGAARQGILFKGGVHLERLAAVDIVAFDKTGTLTSGKPTLQSAVAFPLGIHGEADQEKRKLKLIQIAASLENHSEHPIAGAIQEAALKAGLESLDIQNFEAILGKGARATVAGMDCFIGSPSLFKELGGTLQVAEEALVAEALSHGETTLLLAQSKPDGTFKTALGMLTVADNIREDTADAIERLKTIGVERIVMLTGDAHQVAETTARLLGIDEVRSELLPQDKLRIIQELNEQGKVAMVGDGVNDAPALAAAHVGIAMGAAGTDVAMETADVVLLSNRLNRLAAALNLARRSRAIVAQNLSFALLVIVILVSFSLSIGIPLPLGVVGHEGSTVLVCLNGLRLLAIKNRSN; encoded by the coding sequence ATGAAGACTGAGGTTTGCAGCCCCTCCCCGTCAGAAGGGGAACTCAAGCCCCAAGACACCCCAATAACCGAGGGTAAACAAAAATCGAGTTGGGAACTTAGGCTTATGCTTACCTGCGGCGCTACCCTCGCCGCCGGCATTCTTCTGGAAACCCTGAATAGCGACCCCCTAGTATCTCAAGCGCTCTACACGATTTGTTACCTTTCAGGCGGGTATTTTGGGTTAAGAGAGAGCCTAGCCTCTTTGCGAAAAGGAGAAGTGGACGTCGACTTACTAATGGTCCTTGCAGCCTTGGGCGCCGCCTATGTGGGAGCACCTTTCGAAGGTGGCATGCTACTCTTTCTTTTCTCTCTCTCAAACGTCTTGCAAAACCATGCCTTGGATCGTTCCCGCCAAGCGATCCAAGCCCTCATGCAGCTACGTCCTACCGAGGTACTTTGCAAAGTAGGAGAGCGCTTCGAACGCGTCGCAGTTGACTCTGTCAAAATCGGGACCATTGCCCGACTCAAGCCAGGTGAACGGATAGCCTTGGATGGTGAGGTTACAGAGGGTCACGGCAGCGTCGACGAATCCTCCCTAACCGGCGAGGCGTTACCCGTGTATAAAGAAAGCGGCTCGAAGCTATTTGCTGGTACCATCAACCAAACCGGAAGCCTCCTGTATCGAGTCACCAGTCCGTCCTCGGAATCTACCCTGACTCGCATCATCGCGATGGTAGAGCACGCTCAGGCACGCAAAGCCAAAACCGAGCGCTTTCTGGAAAAGGCAGAGAGGTACTACGCAGTGGCCATCATCCTATTCACTCTGGGTCTGATCATAATTCCACCCACCCTGGCAGGAGCTGACCTTTCAAGCAGCTTCTACCGAGCCATGACCGTAATGGTGGTCGCATCTCCCTGCGCTTTGGTCATAAGCACACCAGCAGCCTTTCTATCAGCGATCGCTGGGGCGGCACGCCAAGGAATACTTTTTAAAGGAGGAGTACATCTCGAGCGTTTGGCAGCCGTCGATATCGTAGCTTTCGACAAGACAGGAACTTTGACCTCCGGCAAACCTACCCTCCAGTCCGCAGTCGCCTTTCCGCTAGGTATTCACGGCGAGGCCGACCAGGAAAAACGAAAACTCAAGCTGATCCAAATAGCAGCCTCCTTGGAGAACCATTCGGAGCATCCCATCGCTGGAGCAATCCAAGAAGCAGCTCTAAAAGCGGGACTAGAGAGTTTGGATATTCAGAATTTCGAAGCCATACTGGGCAAAGGAGCTAGGGCAACAGTCGCGGGCATGGACTGCTTCATCGGAAGCCCCAGCCTATTCAAGGAACTTGGCGGCACACTCCAAGTAGCGGAGGAGGCCCTAGTTGCAGAAGCCCTGTCCCACGGAGAAACCACCTTGCTACTCGCCCAATCCAAGCCTGACGGCACTTTCAAAACCGCTCTCGGTATGCTTACGGTGGCCGATAACATTCGCGAGGACACCGCCGATGCCATCGAGCGCCTGAAAACGATCGGAGTTGAAAGAATTGTTATGTTAACGGGTGACGCCCATCAAGTAGCCGAAACCACAGCCCGACTTCTAGGAATCGACGAAGTCAGATCCGAACTGCTCCCGCAAGACAAGCTCCGCATCATACAAGAACTAAACGAACAGGGAAAAGTCGCAATGGTGGGTGATGGCGTTAACGACGCTCCAGCTCTCGCCGCAGCCCATGTCGGTATCGCCATGGGAGCAGCAGGAACGGACGTAGCCATGGAAACAGCAGACGTCGTCCTGCTTAGCAACAGACTTAATCGGCTCGCCGCAGCCTTGAACCTGGCACGTAGAAGCAGAGCTATCGTTGCCCAAAACCTCAGCTTCGCGCTCCTTGTGATCGTCATTTTGGTTTCATTTTCTTTGAGCATCGGAATTCCGCTGCCATTAGGAGTGGTCGGACACGAGGGCTCTACAGTACTAGTTTGCCTGAATGGACTAAGACTGCTTGCCATAAAAAATCGCTCCAACTGA
- a CDS encoding MGH1-like glycoside hydrolase domain-containing protein encodes MKSLSTDDTSLKKPGYDLDKRAIQILRENSWGDYTLPTKGLYPYQWNWDSMFVALGFSEIDLDRAWTEVESLFQGQWKNGMAAHIVFRRDSPSYFPGPKVWGGTHDVPTSGCSQPPVAATIVRDLYEKNPEIGKQRLPELFPRLMRWHRWFHTMRVISGGSAIAVTHPWESGRDNSPDWDDALADVDPTGVTPYQRKDLGHVDAAMRPTNAEYDRYIKLVEYGRDCGWDHTQITREGPFAVADPGITFILMRADRDLQALAKYLDKESAVHEIDTWLYRDQIAASYLWNDEINAYSARNLRTGQHADGVSSVGFLSYYGGITKPKRDAKLQKTLSRILDAAPYSVPSFDPQHPKFDSRRYWRGPTWAIVNYLIARGLEEYGFEEKATRIRLDTRKVIQESGFFEYFDPMTGEGSGGNHFTWTAAIWLAWASPSTDS; translated from the coding sequence ATGAAATCACTTTCCACAGACGATACATCGCTCAAAAAGCCCGGGTACGATCTAGATAAAAGAGCCATCCAGATCCTGCGGGAAAACTCTTGGGGAGACTACACTCTGCCCACCAAAGGCCTCTATCCATATCAGTGGAACTGGGACTCCATGTTCGTGGCTCTAGGCTTCTCCGAGATCGACCTCGATCGAGCTTGGACCGAGGTCGAATCACTTTTCCAAGGACAATGGAAAAACGGCATGGCGGCCCATATCGTTTTCCGCCGCGATTCGCCATCCTACTTTCCCGGCCCCAAAGTATGGGGTGGTACACATGACGTCCCGACCTCCGGCTGCTCTCAGCCACCCGTGGCGGCTACCATTGTCCGCGACCTTTACGAGAAGAATCCTGAAATCGGGAAACAACGCCTCCCCGAACTCTTCCCTCGCCTGATGCGTTGGCACCGCTGGTTCCACACCATGCGCGTCATTTCAGGCGGTTCCGCCATCGCCGTGACCCACCCGTGGGAATCCGGACGAGATAATTCGCCGGACTGGGACGACGCCCTCGCCGACGTCGACCCAACCGGAGTCACCCCTTACCAACGTAAGGACCTCGGCCACGTCGACGCCGCCATGCGGCCAACCAACGCCGAGTACGACCGCTACATCAAACTGGTTGAGTATGGCCGCGACTGCGGCTGGGACCACACCCAGATCACCCGAGAGGGACCTTTCGCCGTAGCGGATCCGGGCATCACTTTTATCCTCATGCGAGCGGATCGCGACCTGCAAGCCTTGGCCAAGTACCTGGACAAGGAATCCGCCGTGCATGAAATCGACACGTGGCTCTACCGAGACCAGATAGCCGCAAGCTACCTCTGGAACGACGAAATAAACGCCTACTCGGCCCGCAACCTGCGCACCGGGCAACACGCCGACGGAGTATCGAGCGTAGGCTTCCTGAGCTACTACGGAGGAATTACCAAACCCAAACGAGACGCAAAACTACAAAAAACACTTAGCCGAATATTGGACGCCGCACCATATAGCGTACCAAGCTTCGATCCCCAACATCCAAAATTCGATTCGCGCCGCTACTGGCGTGGGCCCACTTGGGCTATCGTAAACTACCTCATCGCCCGCGGGCTTGAGGAATATGGCTTCGAAGAAAAAGCCACTCGTATCCGACTCGACACCCGCAAGGTTATCCAAGAATCAGGCTTCTTCGAGTACTTCGACCCCATGACAGGCGAAGGCTCTGGAGGAAACCATTTCACTTGGACCGCTGCCATCTGGCTAGCCTGGGCATCCCCCTCCACAGATAGCTAA
- a CDS encoding zinc ribbon domain-containing protein YjdM — MSEIPNCPKCDSEYAYENGPLFACPDCGHEWTAQDAENAAAGQTDESVKDANGNTLSDGDTVTLIKDLKVKGAQGDLKAGTKVKNIRLCEGDHNIDCKIPGFGGMKLKSEFVKKS, encoded by the coding sequence ATGAGCGAAATACCAAATTGCCCAAAATGCGACTCCGAGTACGCCTATGAAAACGGCCCCCTCTTCGCCTGCCCTGACTGCGGGCACGAGTGGACCGCCCAAGACGCGGAAAACGCTGCGGCAGGCCAAACCGATGAATCTGTCAAAGACGCCAACGGCAACACCCTCTCCGACGGCGACACCGTAACCCTGATCAAAGACCTGAAAGTCAAAGGAGCCCAAGGCGATCTCAAGGCAGGAACAAAGGTCAAAAACATCCGTCTCTGCGAGGGCGATCACAACATAGATTGTAAAATTCCGGGCTTCGGAGGCATGAAGCTAAAGTCCGAATTCGTGAAAAAAAGTTAA
- a CDS encoding VF530 family DNA-binding protein yields the protein MSEAAKKDPMHGKTLQDMLTELVENMGWEELASRISINCFANDPSISSSLKFLRKTHWARAKLESVYRESIGLEPLARKPKPKDLKRDTSDRQATPPIQNKINPWTGRAYDDKSR from the coding sequence ATGAGCGAGGCGGCGAAAAAGGACCCGATGCATGGGAAGACTCTTCAGGATATGTTGACTGAGCTTGTTGAGAATATGGGGTGGGAAGAGTTGGCCTCTAGAATTTCGATAAACTGTTTCGCCAACGATCCTAGCATCTCTTCCAGCCTGAAGTTTTTGCGGAAAACGCATTGGGCCAGGGCAAAGTTGGAGTCAGTCTACAGGGAGTCGATCGGGCTAGAGCCGCTCGCCCGAAAGCCGAAGCCAAAAGATTTGAAGCGAGATACTTCCGATCGCCAGGCCACCCCGCCTATCCAAAACAAGATCAACCCTTGGACGGGCCGGGCGTACGACGATAAGAGCAGGTGA